The Anomaloglossus baeobatrachus isolate aAnoBae1 chromosome 4, aAnoBae1.hap1, whole genome shotgun sequence genome contains the following window.
AGCTTCTGGATATATTTCTCAGTGGTGATAACTCCATTTCTTTCAACCATTGCTTCATTCAGTTTTATTTTTTCACCGCCCTTGCTTGTACCGAGATATTTTTGCTTACTGTCATGGCTTATGATCGCTACGTGGCCATTTGTAAAGCGCTACATTATCCACTTTTAATGAAGCAGAACATATGTGTTTTATTTGTGGTGGCTAGTTGGCTTTCTGGCTGCAGCAATTCGATATTTGTAACAATTGTGGCATCAAAAATACCTTTTTGTAACTCAAAAGGGATAGATCAACTGTACTGTGACATAAAGCCAATGCTGAAGATATCCTGTGGGAACACATTGATCACCGAAGTTACCGTCTACTTGGAGACCTTCTTCATGGGTTTCTGCCCCTTCTTGTGCATTATTTTGTCCTATTCTAAAATAATCCTGAATGTTCTAAGAGTGAAATCCGAGGGGAAAAGACATAAAACATTCTCTACGTGCTCCTCACACCTAACAATTATCATCATTTTTTATGGCACTTTGTTTTTTGTGTACATGATGCCATCTACGACGCATTTTAAGACTGTTGACcagattttttcttcactttttctggcGGTCATTCCTTCATTAAATCCACTAATCTACAGTTTAAGGAATAAAGACATGAAAACTGCTTTAAAGAGATATTTTTGTAGAAATTCAAATAATGCAGTTTGGACTCATTAATGTGAAAAATGGACTCTTGAGTCATTTTTACACTAGTTTTGCCTAGCTCCTCTAAAATAACAAGCTGAGGTGGAATCGGTGCATGATGCCTCAGCTCATCTAATTGATGATCAGCTGCACCATTCagtatgccagaaatcttactccagtctttAACTGGAGTAAGATTTTTGACGAGGAGCACAGAAGTACACAACACTTgttaaatgattgattgctctcagtgagagaaacaaaattatagatttgtagttgtgataccttttaatggctaactaaaataaaataaaatgatgtttcagagcaagctttcgagactccttaggtctcttcatcagagacctaaggagtctcgaaagcttgctttgtaacatcattaaaaggtatcacaactacaaaattataattttgtttctctcactgagagcaatcaatcatttttcaactggctaacatggtaacaaaacattttttcttttaactaaaaatgGACATCACTTGTTAGACACACTGGATTCATTAAAGAAGTTTTCCAAGAATTAGATAAAATATCAATTTAATCTGCTGCCTGTCCTAGTCACGTGTCAGTACAGGTTGTAGACTGAAGACAAATAGCTTTCAAAACCTGTATATCAACTGACaaaagctgtatcacacatacctcagtttATGatatgccttggctgtatgttttggctcattgtcatgctggaagacccagccactgcCCATTTTTAATGTTCTGTTGGAGGGAAGGAGGTGTCCCTCAGGATTTTACGCTgcctggctccatccattgtcccattgatgcggtgaaataGTCCTGtggccttagcagagaaacacccccaaaacataatgtttacacctccatgcttgacaatggggatggtgttctttgggtcatagcgcagcatttctcttccttcaATCACGACTAGTTCAGTTAATGCCaaaaagctcaatttttgtctcatctgaccacagcacctccttccaatcactctcagaatcgtccaggtgttcattggcaaacttcagatgggtcggctgcacatgggctttttgagcagtgggactttgcgggcactaaaGGATTTTAATCCTTTAACgatcgcgggcagtaatattatatCCTAAACCACCATAATGTAATTCCCACAGGCTGCTACCGGCAGTCGGCGGGGATCCGAGCACACATCAgcagatttgtacagctgacatgtgatcCTCACAGGCACGAATGGATCCGTGTTCACCCGtctctattaaccccttaaatggtgctgtgaaAATATCACAGCACCATTTAAATGCTGATCGCGGTAAATCTTTACTCACCCGCCGCCATCGACATAGCAGTGACATGATCATTGtgagctgatggttgtcatggtagcatagggtcatgtgatgactcctgtagctagcatgactcacttcctgtttcacccggccggCTGCTGTCAGTGACACGAAGTGAGTATTTCTGCTGTTCTCAGCTATGTAGATGCGATCagtagaaataaatgagcgatcagactgctgatccttatagtcccccagggggactagtaatataaaaaaagtaaaaaaaaagttttaaaaaattaaaaaaataaaaaaccttaaagttcaaataaccctctttagccccattgaaaattaaaaggttaaaaaataaaaaaatacgcatatttggtattgccacgttcagaaatgtccgatctatcaaaatataaaataaattaatctattgataaatggcatagtggcaaaagaaatccaaatgccaaaattacgttttttggtcaccacaaattttgtgcaaaaagcaataacaggcgatcaaaacaagggtatctgtgcaaaaatggtaccattaaaaatgtcagctcgagacgcaaaaaacaaGACattattgagccatagatcccaaaaaatgaaaatgctacatGTGGcggaaaatggcgaaaaagtgcgccactttttatggacaattatctgattttttaaccccttagataaaagaaaaCCTGGATATGTTTAGTGTctaggaactggtaccgacctattccatcacaccgatacatcagttttaccatatagtgaaaatggtGAATAAACTATCTCAAAAAAAATCATGCAATTAgacatttttttgcaaatttt
Protein-coding sequences here:
- the LOC142302749 gene encoding olfactory receptor 10AG1-like — its product is MANLTSDFDFYLLPFSSYGGENMILFSIFLLCYMICLLWNSAIIALIFTDSHLHIPMYFFLRNLSLVDICYSSVTVPKLLDIFLSGDNSISFNHCFIQFYFFTALACTEIFLLTVMAYDRYVAICKALHYPLLMKQNICVLFVVASWLSGCSNSIFVTIVASKIPFCNSKGIDQLYCDIKPMLKISCGNTLITEVTVYLETFFMGFCPFLCIILSYSKIILNVLRVKSEGKRHKTFSTCSSHLTIIIIFYGTLFFVYMMPSTTHFKTVDQIFSSLFLAVIPSLNPLIYSLRNKDMKTALKRYFCRNSNNAVWTH